The proteins below come from a single Treponema phagedenis genomic window:
- a CDS encoding tetratricopeptide repeat protein, which produces MTDISEQNNIDQTLEFSSEPGLNLDDDSKEDSKAEQIAQLSKEGYALLKIEDTDKAIEEFKKILELEEHNNYALVGLGDAARKKENCKEAIEYYTECLTYHPGNNYALFGLADCYKSLNQYAKAIQIWEQYLLHDDTNITVLTRIADAYRKTHDFQNSKRLYTKVLAIEKNNPYALIGLGHLHYDFKKYKEALFYWQKVVDTNPENIDIRVLTSIGNCYRKMKLFDKGAMYFEKTLEKDPKNFYGLFGLADCYRGLGQQEKSIKYWAAILEKDPKNKVILTRVGDAYRHIGMYDKAEETYQKALDIDYDSYATLGLAILRKIQGKYAEAITALDRLLQNDKKNYRIYLELADCYKQIGQRHKAVEILKSFQQYGIKNQSITDTLNELAEG; this is translated from the coding sequence ATGACAGACATATCGGAACAAAACAATATTGATCAAACGCTTGAATTTTCCTCTGAACCAGGTTTAAATTTGGATGATGATTCCAAAGAAGATTCTAAAGCGGAGCAAATTGCGCAGCTTTCAAAAGAGGGTTATGCATTATTAAAAATAGAGGACACGGACAAGGCTATTGAAGAATTTAAAAAAATTCTTGAGCTGGAAGAGCATAATAATTATGCATTGGTTGGTCTTGGCGATGCCGCTCGAAAAAAAGAAAATTGCAAAGAAGCAATAGAGTATTATACTGAATGCCTTACGTATCATCCCGGAAATAATTATGCATTGTTCGGGCTTGCGGACTGCTATAAGAGTCTCAATCAATATGCAAAGGCTATTCAAATTTGGGAGCAGTATCTTTTACACGATGATACCAATATAACAGTGCTGACTCGTATTGCGGATGCCTACAGAAAAACACATGATTTTCAAAACTCAAAACGTTTATATACAAAGGTATTGGCTATTGAAAAAAATAATCCGTATGCGCTGATCGGCTTAGGGCATCTTCACTATGATTTTAAAAAATATAAAGAAGCGCTTTTTTACTGGCAAAAAGTAGTGGATACAAATCCTGAGAATATTGATATTCGCGTACTCACCTCTATCGGAAATTGTTATCGTAAAATGAAACTCTTTGACAAGGGCGCCATGTATTTTGAAAAAACGCTGGAAAAAGATCCTAAGAATTTTTACGGACTTTTTGGATTGGCGGACTGTTATCGCGGACTTGGGCAGCAGGAAAAATCAATTAAATACTGGGCGGCTATTCTTGAAAAAGATCCTAAAAACAAAGTTATTCTTACCAGAGTTGGCGACGCATATCGGCATATCGGTATGTATGATAAAGCGGAAGAAACATATCAAAAAGCATTAGATATTGATTATGATTCGTATGCAACACTCGGACTTGCAATTTTACGCAAGATTCAAGGAAAGTATGCTGAGGCAATTACCGCGCTTGATCGCTTGCTGCAAAATGATAAAAAAAATTATCGTATTTATTTAGAGCTTGCCGATTGCTACAAGCAGATAGGGCAACGGCATAAAGCGGTTGAAATTTTAAAAAGCTTCCAACAATACGGTATTAAAAATCAATCGATTACCGACACTTTGAATGAACTTGCAGAAGGATAG
- the rlmN gene encoding 23S rRNA (adenine(2503)-C(2))-methyltransferase RlmN has translation MNLQKDSLSIRHSPDNFLTGLLPEEIYRVCALPQKFQGEQIFRWIASGVESFAEMTNLSLSERERLANSAVIRGSKLAVILKDPDGTIKLGIDLYDSQRVETVLLIDRAGRKTACVSCQVGCPMSCSFCQTGQLGFTRNLTAAEIVEQFLHLEKIAGKLDNIVFMGMGEPMLNLPAIRKAIAVLTHKKGRALSPRRITLSTSGICKGIYELGSLGPDIRLAVSLTTANTALRTKLMPITKQNSLEDLKKAIAFFNEKTKKRVTLELALMRGINTAPSFAREVIEFSKGLNVHINLIPWNPVESLDYASPTEKELIGFESLLRKAGIPVTLRHRRGKTICGACGQLGKKNNAKNSPS, from the coding sequence ATGAACTTGCAGAAGGATAGTCTGTCAATTCGGCATTCACCGGATAATTTTTTGACAGGACTTTTACCGGAAGAGATTTATCGCGTATGTGCGCTGCCGCAAAAATTTCAAGGCGAGCAGATTTTCCGCTGGATAGCTTCAGGGGTTGAAAGTTTTGCCGAAATGACAAACCTTTCCCTCTCTGAGCGGGAACGACTTGCGAACTCGGCGGTAATACGCGGCAGCAAGCTTGCAGTCATCTTAAAGGATCCCGACGGCACGATAAAACTCGGCATAGATTTATACGATTCCCAGCGGGTGGAAACAGTTCTACTTATTGACAGAGCGGGTAGAAAAACAGCATGTGTTTCCTGCCAGGTTGGGTGTCCGATGTCCTGTTCTTTTTGTCAAACAGGGCAATTAGGGTTTACACGCAATTTAACGGCGGCAGAAATTGTCGAGCAATTTTTACATCTTGAAAAAATTGCCGGTAAACTTGATAACATCGTCTTCATGGGAATGGGAGAGCCGATGCTTAATTTACCTGCAATCCGAAAAGCTATTGCCGTGCTTACCCACAAAAAGGGCAGAGCGCTTTCACCAAGAAGAATTACCCTTTCAACATCCGGCATTTGTAAAGGCATTTACGAACTCGGTTCTTTAGGACCAGATATTCGGCTTGCCGTTTCTTTAACAACGGCAAATACCGCCTTACGCACAAAACTGATGCCGATAACCAAGCAAAACAGCCTTGAGGACTTAAAAAAAGCAATCGCATTTTTTAATGAAAAAACAAAAAAACGGGTTACCCTTGAACTTGCCTTAATGCGGGGAATAAACACCGCACCGTCCTTTGCGCGGGAAGTAATAGAATTCTCAAAAGGACTCAATGTGCACATCAACTTGATCCCATGGAATCCGGTAGAATCCTTAGACTATGCCTCACCAACCGAAAAAGAACTCATAGGTTTTGAAAGCCTTTTACGCAAAGCCGGTATTCCCGTTACATTAAGACATCGAAGAGGCAAAACTATCTGCGGCGCTTGCGGGCAATTGGGTAAAAAAAATAATGCAAAAAACTCCCCATCGTAA
- the flgN gene encoding flagellar export chaperone FlgN yields the protein MEPNAMIENLTSILNCQIETITKLTDVQQKMYAQVRSRSWEGIEGFVARAENLAREFSTLDKQCFLALQKINPYSDEPVDFETFIAQCTKEDAAELRKLYADLKRKVFRSKIENDVFNTYVGHARSLMEGMVDAVITENKTAFYTNTGAPTSAPAGSFLIDKSF from the coding sequence ATGGAACCGAATGCAATGATCGAAAATTTAACAAGTATTTTGAATTGTCAAATCGAAACAATCACAAAGCTTACCGATGTACAGCAAAAAATGTATGCGCAGGTGCGCAGCCGTTCATGGGAGGGAATTGAAGGCTTTGTTGCACGTGCGGAAAACCTTGCAAGAGAGTTTTCAACCCTCGATAAACAGTGTTTTCTTGCGCTACAAAAAATAAATCCGTATAGCGATGAGCCGGTTGATTTTGAAACTTTCATTGCGCAGTGTACGAAAGAGGATGCCGCCGAATTGCGGAAGCTTTATGCGGATTTAAAACGAAAAGTGTTCCGATCCAAAATAGAAAATGATGTCTTCAATACGTATGTTGGTCATGCACGATCCTTAATGGAAGGTATGGTTGACGCGGTTATTACGGAAAATAAAACCGCCTTTTACACAAACACCGGAGCTCCCACTTCCGCTCCGGCAGGCAGCTTTTTGATTGATAAGAGTTTTTAA
- a CDS encoding DUF1361 domain-containing protein: MLRYTQNIFKIKSTTLLLILSIFSLSLSALRYFFAKDIFLLFLIWNLFLAFIPWFFASIIYAGRPKHKIVIVVLILLWLLFFPNAPYILTDFIHLGKGKPKFFWYDFILILSYGFTGLLYTFVSLDFIKKIMLREFSVEVPFFVSALLLYISAFGIYLGRFLRWNSWDVFTKPNDVLADVASRVVNPFFYPETWWFTLLFGTLLSLMYWSYPIFSYDEFGKK, translated from the coding sequence ATGCTTCGCTATACTCAAAATATTTTTAAGATAAAAAGCACAACGCTTTTACTGATACTTTCAATTTTTTCTCTGAGTCTTTCAGCTCTGCGCTATTTTTTTGCAAAAGATATTTTTCTTCTTTTTTTAATTTGGAATTTATTTTTGGCTTTTATCCCGTGGTTTTTTGCTTCAATCATATATGCGGGTAGGCCTAAACATAAGATAGTTATTGTAGTATTAATTTTGTTGTGGCTTTTATTTTTTCCGAATGCACCGTACATTCTCACCGATTTTATTCATTTAGGAAAAGGAAAACCGAAATTCTTTTGGTATGATTTTATTTTAATTCTTTCATACGGCTTTACAGGGCTCTTATATACCTTTGTCAGTTTGGATTTTATTAAAAAAATTATGTTGAGAGAATTTTCAGTTGAAGTTCCTTTTTTTGTCTCCGCGCTCTTACTGTATATTTCGGCATTCGGTATTTATCTTGGAAGATTTCTGCGGTGGAATTCTTGGGATGTATTTACAAAGCCGAATGATGTGCTTGCGGATGTTGCCTCAAGGGTTGTCAATCCTTTTTTTTATCCGGAAACGTGGTGGTTTACGCTTTTATTCGGGACACTCCTTTCTCTCATGTATTGGTCGTATCCGATTTTTTCTTATGACGAGTTCGGTAAAAAATAA
- the ispH gene encoding 4-hydroxy-3-methylbut-2-enyl diphosphate reductase has translation MNNIRIIKRAEVLGYCMGVRKAVDAVFSVIKQGHGNVLTYGPLIHNPATMRALQKEGVKILDPESFEPDSKLAGNTVIIRAHGISPEKRVALENSGARLVDATCPRVVSSQMRAKKHAEKGLPVILAGDKNHGELIGIAGYVRSVKGAQCFGVQNAEEAARLSFDADEAVLIAQTTIKQSEYNAIADVLRRKVKNLLVLNTICSATEERQIALKKLSLEVDAVLIIGGKNSANTQRLLQTAKDIPLPAWLVETAKDIPKEIYQFRSVGISAGASTPDFIIDQVEKALRETH, from the coding sequence ATGAATAATATACGGATAATTAAGCGAGCTGAGGTGCTGGGCTATTGTATGGGGGTGCGGAAGGCTGTTGATGCGGTTTTTTCCGTAATAAAGCAGGGGCATGGCAATGTTTTAACATATGGGCCGCTTATTCATAATCCTGCAACAATGCGGGCTTTACAAAAAGAGGGGGTAAAAATTCTTGACCCCGAGTCTTTTGAACCTGATTCTAAGCTCGCGGGTAATACGGTGATTATCCGCGCACACGGTATTTCCCCCGAAAAGCGTGTGGCGCTTGAAAACAGCGGCGCGCGACTTGTTGATGCAACTTGTCCGCGCGTGGTATCAAGTCAGATGCGGGCAAAAAAACACGCGGAAAAAGGCCTGCCGGTTATTCTTGCAGGCGATAAAAACCATGGAGAGCTTATCGGTATTGCCGGTTATGTGCGTTCGGTGAAAGGTGCGCAATGTTTTGGCGTGCAAAATGCGGAAGAAGCTGCACGTCTTAGTTTTGATGCGGACGAGGCGGTTCTCATTGCGCAAACTACCATTAAACAGAGTGAGTATAATGCAATTGCGGATGTGTTGAGGCGGAAGGTGAAAAACCTTCTGGTGCTTAATACAATTTGTTCCGCAACGGAGGAACGCCAAATTGCGCTAAAAAAACTTTCGTTGGAAGTTGACGCGGTGCTCATAATCGGAGGAAAAAACTCCGCAAACACGCAGCGGCTTTTGCAAACCGCAAAGGATATCCCTTTGCCCGCGTGGCTGGTAGAAACAGCGAAAGATATTCCTAAAGAAATTTATCAATTCAGATCGGTCGGAATATCAGCCGGAGCTTCTACACCGGATTTTATTATTGATCAGGTAGAAAAAGCCTTACGCGAAACTCATTAG
- a CDS encoding 16S rRNA (uracil(1498)-N(3))-methyltransferase produces MNIILFENNELKNFLLVLKKNDPRFIHIKKILKLGVHDSFKAGIIDGEKGFAEIIRFDEKELIARFKPNEKGLALAPITLILGFPRPIQLRRILRDISGLGIAELWLTGTVLGEKSYMQSELAQESEIRRLLIDGCSQAGQTIIPKVSGFDSLRSLFKTKRAEVSAKNKKLLFDVLKTSTALSDISVFDTSDFLLAIGSERGWTEEERELFYEQNFTAVGMGARILRTETAVCAACAAILSKTTVWSKR; encoded by the coding sequence ATGAACATCATTCTTTTTGAAAACAATGAGCTGAAAAATTTTTTACTGGTACTCAAAAAAAATGACCCGCGTTTTATACATATTAAAAAAATTTTAAAACTCGGTGTACATGATAGTTTTAAAGCGGGAATCATTGACGGGGAAAAGGGATTCGCGGAGATTATTCGCTTTGATGAAAAAGAGTTAATAGCAAGATTTAAACCGAATGAGAAAGGGCTTGCGCTTGCGCCGATAACATTAATTTTAGGATTTCCGCGGCCTATTCAGCTGCGGCGTATTTTACGCGATATCAGTGGCTTGGGCATTGCGGAACTTTGGCTTACGGGTACCGTACTCGGAGAAAAATCTTATATGCAGTCCGAGCTTGCACAAGAATCTGAAATACGCCGGCTTTTAATTGACGGTTGTTCACAAGCAGGACAAACAATTATCCCGAAAGTTTCCGGCTTTGATTCTCTTCGCTCTCTTTTTAAAACGAAAAGGGCGGAAGTTTCCGCAAAGAATAAAAAACTTTTATTTGATGTACTGAAAACATCAACCGCTCTTTCAGATATTAGTGTTTTTGATACAAGTGATTTTTTACTTGCGATAGGAAGTGAGCGAGGTTGGACGGAAGAAGAGCGGGAACTTTTTTATGAACAAAACTTTACCGCAGTTGGCATGGGCGCAAGAATCTTGCGTACGGAAACAGCCGTTTGTGCAGCATGCGCGGCAATTTTATCTAAAACAACGGTATGGAGTAAGAGATGA
- the fusA gene encoding elongation factor G, with product MSSDISKMRNIGISAHIDSGKTTLSERILFYCDRIHAVHEVRGKDGVGATMDNMELERERGITIQSASTQVKWKDHTINVIDTPGHVDFTIEVERSLRVLDGAILVLCSVAGVQSQSITVDRQLKRYHVPRIAFVNKCDRTGANPLKVRMQLREKLGLNAYMMQLPIGLEDKLEGVVDLVTMKAIYFEGDSGTELRLAEIPAHMVDDAKKYREEMLDAASMFSDELAEAFLEGTETEDMIRAAVRKGTLAEQFVPVFCGSAYKNKGIQPLLDAVTYYLPDPTEIKNIALNLDKNEEPVTLSNDPDAPVVALGFKLEDGKYGQLTYVRVYQGTLKKGGELYNVRARKKFKVGRLVRMNSAEMEDINEGAPGDIVALFGIDCASGDTFCGEDLNYAMTSMFVPDPVISLSITPKDKKAADQMAKALNRFTKEDPTFRTHVDPESNQTIIQGMGELHLDVYIERMRREYKCDVETGMPQVAYREAISQHADFNYTHKKQTGGAGQFGRVAGFIEPITEQDYEFVDNIKGGVIPNEYIPSCDKGFRAAIKKGTLIGFPIVGIRATINDGQYHPVDSSDMAFQAAAIGAFREAYKKANPIVLEPIMKVSVEGPQEFQGNIFGLINQRRGIIISSTEDEQFTRVDAEVPLSEMFGFSTVLRSSTQGKAEYSMEFAKYGKAPQSIMEKLVKEYEEKRKAEQK from the coding sequence ATGAGTAGTGATATTTCTAAAATGAGGAATATCGGTATCAGCGCACACATTGACTCGGGGAAAACGACTCTTTCCGAGCGTATTCTTTTTTACTGTGACAGGATTCATGCGGTTCATGAAGTTCGCGGAAAAGACGGTGTCGGCGCTACAATGGATAATATGGAGTTGGAACGGGAGCGCGGAATTACTATTCAGTCCGCTTCGACACAGGTAAAATGGAAGGATCACACCATTAACGTTATCGACACACCCGGGCACGTTGACTTTACAATTGAGGTTGAGCGTTCGTTGCGGGTTTTGGACGGGGCAATTTTAGTGCTTTGTTCCGTTGCCGGTGTGCAGTCTCAGTCAATTACGGTTGACCGCCAGTTGAAGCGGTATCATGTTCCGCGTATTGCTTTTGTGAATAAATGCGACAGAACGGGGGCAAATCCGCTGAAGGTGCGCATGCAGTTGCGGGAAAAACTCGGGCTGAATGCGTATATGATGCAGCTTCCGATCGGGCTTGAGGATAAGCTTGAGGGTGTGGTTGATCTTGTTACGATGAAGGCAATTTATTTTGAAGGCGATAGCGGAACGGAGTTGCGGCTTGCAGAAATCCCCGCACATATGGTGGATGATGCAAAAAAATATCGCGAAGAAATGCTTGATGCCGCTTCTATGTTCTCCGATGAGCTTGCGGAAGCCTTCCTTGAAGGAACCGAAACCGAGGATATGATTCGTGCGGCGGTGCGAAAGGGTACGCTTGCCGAGCAGTTTGTGCCGGTATTCTGCGGTTCCGCCTATAAGAACAAGGGGATACAGCCGCTTTTGGATGCGGTTACCTATTATCTGCCGGATCCGACCGAGATTAAAAATATTGCACTCAATCTTGATAAGAATGAAGAGCCGGTTACGCTTTCAAATGATCCGGATGCACCGGTTGTTGCGCTCGGTTTTAAGCTTGAGGACGGAAAATACGGGCAGCTTACCTACGTTCGGGTGTATCAGGGAACGCTTAAAAAAGGCGGCGAGTTGTATAATGTGCGAGCCCGCAAGAAGTTTAAGGTTGGACGTTTGGTTCGAATGAATTCCGCCGAGATGGAAGATATTAACGAGGGAGCGCCGGGCGATATTGTTGCGCTTTTCGGTATTGATTGCGCTTCAGGCGACACGTTCTGCGGTGAGGATTTGAATTACGCAATGACTTCAATGTTTGTGCCCGATCCGGTTATTTCTCTTTCAATTACGCCGAAGGATAAAAAGGCTGCCGATCAGATGGCAAAGGCGCTGAATCGTTTTACCAAAGAAGACCCGACATTCAGAACGCACGTTGACCCTGAATCTAATCAAACAATTATTCAGGGTATGGGCGAGCTGCACCTTGATGTGTACATTGAGCGTATGCGCCGTGAATATAAATGCGATGTGGAAACCGGTATGCCGCAGGTCGCCTATCGAGAGGCAATCAGTCAGCATGCGGACTTTAATTATACGCATAAAAAGCAAACCGGCGGTGCCGGACAATTCGGTAGGGTTGCAGGCTTTATTGAGCCGATTACCGAGCAGGATTACGAGTTTGTCGATAACATCAAAGGCGGTGTTATTCCGAATGAGTATATTCCTTCTTGTGATAAAGGTTTTAGAGCCGCTATTAAGAAAGGTACGTTGATAGGATTCCCGATTGTAGGAATTCGGGCTACTATTAATGACGGACAATACCACCCGGTTGACTCTTCGGATATGGCTTTCCAAGCGGCGGCAATCGGTGCTTTCCGTGAAGCGTATAAAAAAGCAAATCCTATTGTGCTTGAACCGATTATGAAAGTGTCGGTTGAAGGTCCTCAAGAATTTCAAGGGAATATCTTCGGGTTGATTAACCAGCGCAGAGGAATTATTATATCTTCTACTGAAGATGAGCAATTTACTCGTGTTGATGCGGAAGTTCCTTTAAGTGAAATGTTCGGATTTTCAACGGTTCTCCGTTCTTCTACGCAAGGAAAAGCGGAATATTCAATGGAGTTTGCAAAATACGGTAAAGCTCCTCAAAGTATTATGGAAAAATTGGTCAAAGAATACGAAGAAAAGCGAAAAGCGGAACAAAAATAG